A stretch of Saccharomyces cerevisiae S288C chromosome IV, complete sequence DNA encodes these proteins:
- the HEM1 gene encoding 5-aminolevulinate synthase (5-aminolevulinate synthase; catalyzes the first step in the heme biosynthetic pathway; an N-terminal signal sequence is required for localization to the mitochondrial matrix; expression is regulated by Hap2p-Hap3p; has a pyridoxal phosphate cofactor whose insertion is mediated by Mcx1p), whose protein sequence is MQRSIFARFGNSSAAVSTLNRLSTTAAPHAKNGYATATGAGAAAATATASSTHAAAAAAAAANHSTQESGFDYEGLIDSELQKKRLDKSYRYFNNINRLAKEFPLAHRQREADKVTVWCSNDYLALSKHPEVLDAMHKTIDKYGCGAGGTRNIAGHNIPTLNLEAELATLHKKEGALVFSSCYVANDAVLSLLGQKMKDLVIFSDELNHASMIVGIKHANVKKHIFKHNDLNELEQLLQSYPKSVPKLIAFESVYSMAGSVADIEKICDLADKYGALTFLDEVHAVGLYGPHGAGVAEHCDFESHRASGIATPKTNDKGGAKTVMDRVDMITGTLGKSFGSVGGYVAASRKLIDWFRSFAPGFIFTTTLPPSVMAGATAAIRYQRCHIDLRTSQQKHTMYVKKAFHELGIPVIPNPSHIVPVLIGNADLAKQASDILINKHQIYVQAINFPTVARGTERLRITPTPGHTNDLSDILINAVDDVFNELQLPRVRDWESQGGLLGVGESGFVEESNLWTSSQLSLTNDDLNPNVRDPIVKQLEVSSGIKQ, encoded by the coding sequence CGACAGCCGCACCACATGCGAAAAATGGCTATGCCACCGCTACTGGTGCTGGTGCCGCTGCTGCCACTGCCACAGCGTCATCAACACAtgcagcagcagcagcagccGCTGCTGCCAACCATTCCACCCAGGAGTCGGGTTTCGATTACGAAGGCCTGATAGATTCCGAACTGCAGAAGAAAAGACTTGACAAATCGTACAGATATTTCAACAATATCAACCGATTGGCCAAGGAGTTCCCCCTAGCTCATCGCCAGAGAGAGGCGGACAAGGTCACCGTTTGGTGTTCCAACGACTATTTAGCACTTTCCAAGCACCCTGAGGTATTGGACGCCATGCATAAAACTATCGACAAGTATGGTTGTGGTGCCGGTGGTACAAGAAACATTGCTGGCCATAACATCCCCACTTTGAATCTGGAAGCCGAATTGGCCACTTTACACAAGAAGGAAGGTGCCTTAGTTTTTTCGTCATGTTACGTAGCCAACGATGCCGTCTTATCCCTACTGGGTCAAAAGATGAAGGACTTGGTGATTTTCTCCGACGAACTCAACCATGCGTCCATGATTGTCGGTATTAAGCATGCTAACGTAAAAAAACACATTTTCAAACATAATGACTTGAACGAATTGGAACAACTGCTCCAGTCATACCCCAAATCCGTTCCTAAACTAATTGCTTTCGAATCAGTATATTCTATGGCCGGTTCAGTGGCCGAcatagaaaaaatttgcGACTTGGCCGACAAATACGGTGCTTTGACCTTCTTGGATGAAGTACATGCGGTCGGCCTGTACGGCCCTCACGGTGCAGGTGTTGCAGAACATTGTGATTTTGAAAGTCACCGTGCAAGTGGTATTGCTACCCCAAAGACCAATGACAAGGGCGGCGCGAAGACTGTGATGGACCGTGTCGACATGATCACCGGCACTTTAGGTAAGTCTTTCGGTAGCGTAGGTGGCTACGTCGCAGCCTCTAGGAAATTGATCGATTGGTTCAGATCGTTTGCACCTGGTTTCATTTTCACCACGACTTTACCACCTTCAGTTATGGCAGGCGCTACCGCAGCAATTAGATACCAACGTTGCCACATCGACCTAAGAACCTCGCAACAGAAACATACCATGTACGTAAAGAAAGCTTTCCATGAGTTGGGCATTCCAGTTATTCCAAATCCTTCTCATATCGTCCCAGTGTTGATTGGTAATGCTGATTTGGCTAAGCAAGCTTCTGACATCTTAATCAATAAGCATCAAATCTACGTACAAGCTATCAACTTCCCTACGGTTGCTCGCGGTACCGAAAGATTGAGAATTACCCCAACGCCAGGTCACACCAACGATTTATCTGACATCTTAATCAATGCAGTTGATGATGTGTTCAATGAGCTACAGTTACCACGTGTCAGAGACTGGGAAAGCCAAGGTGGCTTATTGGGTGTTGGAGAGAGCGGATTTGTGGAAGAGTCTAACTTATGGACATCAAGCCAACTATCTTTAACTAATGACGACTTGAACCCTAATGTTAGAGACCCCATCGTTAAACAACTAGAGGTTTCTAGTGGTATCAAGCAGTAA
- the RTN1 gene encoding Rtn1p (Reticulon protein; involved in nuclear pore assembly and maintenance of tubular ER morphology; promotes membrane curvature; regulates the ER asymmetry-induced inheritance block during ER stress; role in ER-derived peroxisomal biogenesis; increases tubular ER when overexpressed; mutants have reduced phosphatidylserine transfer between the ER and mitochondria; interacts with exocyst subunit Sec6p, Yip3p, and Sbh1p; member of the RTNLA subfamily): MSASAQHSQAQQQQQQKSCNCDLLLWRNPVQTGKYFGGSLLALLILKKVNLITFFLKVAYTILFTTGSIEFVSKLFLGQGLITKYGPKECPNIAGFIKPHIDEALKQLPVFQAHIRKTVFAQVPKHTFKTAVALFLLHKFFSWFSIWTIVFVADIFTFTLPVIYHSYKHEIDATVAQGVEISKQKTQEFSQMACEKTKPYLDKVESKLGPISNLVKSKTAPVSSTAGPQTASTSKLAADVPLEPESKAYTSSAQVMPEVPQHEPSTTQEFNVDELSNELKKSTKNLQNELEKNNA, from the coding sequence ATGTCCGCCTCAGCTCAACATAGCCAAGcccaacaacaacaacaacaaaaaagcTGTAATTGCGATTTGCTATTATGGAGGAACCCTGTTCAAACCGGTAAATATTTCGGTGGGTCTCTGTTAGCCttgttaattttgaaaaaagttaaCTTGAtcactttctttttgaaggtTGCCTACACTATCTTATTCACAACAGGATCTATTGAATTCGTATCCAAGCTCTTTTTGGGACAAGGTTTAATCACCAAGTATGGTCCTAAAGAATGTCCAAATATCGCCGGCTTTATTAAGCCTCATATCGATGAAGCTTTGAAACAGCTACCAGTCTTCCAAGCCCACATAAGAAAGACTGTATTCGCTCAAGTCCCTAAGCACACTTTCAAGACCGCTGTTGCCTTATTTCTACTACACAAATTCTTCTCCTGGTTCTCTATCTGGACCATCGTCTTTGTTGCTGACATTTTTACCTTCACTTTGCCAGTTATCTACCATTCCTACAAGCATGAAATTGATGCTACTGTCGCTCAAGGTGTAGAAATTTCTAAGCAAAAGACCCAAGAGTTTTCTCAAATGGCTTGCGAAAAGACAAAACCATACTTGGACAAGGTTGAATCTAAATTGGGCCCAATTTCCAACTTGGTCAAATCTAAGACTGCTCCTGTGTCTTCTACTGCCGGTCCTCAAACCGCCAGCACTTCTAAGTTGGCCGCTGATGTTCCATTGGAACCAGAGTCTAAGGCTTACACATCTTCAGCTCAAGTTATGCCAGAAGTTCCACAACACGAACCTTCCACTACCCAAGAATTTAACGTCGATGAATTGTCTAatgaattgaagaaaagtacAAAAAACTTGCAAaatgaattggaaaaaaacaacGCTTGa
- the LYS4 gene encoding homoaconitate hydratase LYS4 (Homoaconitase; catalyzes the conversion of homocitrate to homoisocitrate, which is a step in the lysine biosynthesis pathway): MLRSTTFTRSFHSSRAWLKGQNLTEKIVQSYAVNLPEGKVVHSGDYVSIKPAHCMSHDNSWPVALKFMGLGATKIKNPSQIVTTLDHDIQNKSEKNLTKYKNIENFAKKHHIDHYPAGRGIGHQIMIEEGYAFPLNMTVASDSHSNTYGGLGSLGTPIVRTDAAAIWATGQTWWQIPPVAQVELKGQLPQGVSGKDIIVALCGLFNNDQVLNHAIEFTGDSLNALPIDHRLTIANMTTEWGALSGLFPVDKTLIDWYKNRLQKLGTNNHPRINPKTIRALEEKAKIPKADKDAHYAKKLIIDLATLTHYVSGPNSVKVSNTVQDLSQQDIKINKAYLVSCTNSRLSDLQSAADVVCPTGDLNKVNKVAPGVEFYVAAASSEIEADARKSGAWEKLLKAGCIPLPSGCGPCIGLGAGLLEPGEVGISATNRNFKGRMGSKDALAYLASPAVVAASAVLGKISSPAEVLSTSEIPFSGVKTEIIENPVVEEEVNAQTEAPKQSVEILEGFPREFSGELVLCDADNINTDGIYPGKYTYQDDVPKEKMAQVCMENYDAEFRTKVHPGDIVVSGFNFGTGSSREQAATALLAKGINLVVSGSFGNIFSRNSINNALLTLEIPALIKKLREKYQGAPKELTRRTGWFLKWDVADAKVVVTEGSLDGPVILEQKVGELGKNLQEIIVKGGLEGWVKSQL, encoded by the coding sequence ATGCTACGATCAACCACATTTACTCGTTCGTTCCACAGTTCTAGGGCCTGGTTGAAAGGTCAGAACctaactgaaaaaattgttcagTCGTATGCGGTCAACCTTCCCGAGGGTAAAGTTGTGCATTCTGGTGACTATGTATCGATCAAGCCGGCACACTGTATGTCCCACGATAATTCGTGGCCTGTAGCTTTGAAATTCATGGGGCTTGGCGCTACCAAGATCAAGAATCCTTCACAGATTGTGACCACTCTGGACCACGATATTCAGAACAAATcagagaaaaatttgacCAAGTACAAGAACATCGAAAATTTTGCTAAGAAACACCATATAGACCACTACCCTGCCGGTAGAGGTATTGGTCATCAAATTATGATTGAGGAGGGCTATGCTTTCCCCTTGAACATGACTGTCGCATCTGACTCGCATTCAAACACCTACGGTGGTCTGGGGTCGCTGGGCACTCCAATAGTGAGAACAGACGCTGCAGCCATATGGGCCACGGGACAGACGTGGTGGCAGATCCCACCAGTGGCTCAGGTTGAGTTGAAAGGTCAATTGCCTCAGGGTGTTTCCGGAAAAGATATCATTGTCGCATTATGTGGGCTTTTCAACAATGATCAAGTTCTAAATCACGCCATTGAATTCACGGGTGACTCTTTGAATGCATTGCCTATCGATCACAGACTCACTATTGCTAACATGACCACCGAGTGGGGGGCTCTTTCTGGTTTGTTCCCCGTGGACAAAACTTTGATCGACTGGTATAAAAACCGTTTGCAAAAGCTGGGCACCAATAATCATCCAAGGATTAATCCAAAGACTATCCGCGCACTAGAAGAAAAGGCGAAGATTCCGAAAGCAGACAAGGATGCACATTATGCCAAGAAACTGATCATCGATCTAGCCACGCTAACTCACTACGTCTCAGGTCCAAATAGTGTTAAGGTCTCCAACACCGTGCAAGATCTATCTCAACAAGACATCAAGATAAATAAAGCTTATCTAGTGTCATGTACAAACTCCCGTCTATCTGATTTGCAATCTGCAGCGGATGTGGTTTGTCCTACTGGAGACTTAAACAAAGTCAACAAGGTGGCTCCAGGTGTGGAGTTCTATGTCGCTGCTGCCTCTTCAGAAATTGAGGCTGATGCCCGTAAATCAGGCGCTTGGGAAAAGCTGCTAAAGGCTGGCTGTATCCCACTGCCTTCTGGTTGTGGTCCATGCATCGGTCTAGGTGCGGGATTACTGGAACCAGGTGAAGTTGGTATCAGTGCCACAAACAGAAACTTCAAAGGTAGAATGGGTTCCAAGGATGCATTGGCTTACTTAGCTTCCCCTGCTGTAGTCGCCGCTTCTGCCGTGCTGGGTAAGATTAGTTCTCCTGCTGAGGTATTGTCCACAAGCGAAATTCCATTCAGCGGCGTTAAGACTGAGATAATTGAGAATCCCGTGGTTGAAGAGGAAGTTAACGCTCAAACAGAGGCTCCAAAACAATCCGTTGAGATATTAGAAGGTTTCCCAAGAGAGTTTTCTGGTGAATTAGTTTTATGTGATGCCGATAACATCAATACCGATGGTATATATCCTGGTAAGTACACTTATCAGGATGATGTGCCTAAAGAAAAGATGGCGCAAGTTTGTATGGAAAATTATGATGCCGAGTTCAGAACCAAGGTTCATCCAGGTGATATAGTGGTCAGTGGGTTCAATTTCGGTACCGGTTCCTCCAGGGAACAAGCGGCCACCGCCTTATTGGCTAAAGGTATCAACTTAGTTGTTTCAGGATCTTTtggtaatattttttcaagaaactCCATTAACAATGCTCTTCTGACCTTGGAAATCCCAGCAttaatcaaaaaattacgTGAGAAATATCAAGGTGCTCCAAAAGAACTTACAAGAAGAACTGGTTGGTTTTTGAAATGGGATGTAGCTGATGCTAAAGTGGTCGTTACCGAAGGTTCTTTGGACGGCCCTGTGATCTTGGAGCAAAAAGTGGGTGAGCTAGGTAAGAACCTACAAGAAATTATTGTAAAAGGAGGCTTGGAAGGTTGGGTCAAATCCCAACTATAA
- the PRP42 gene encoding mRNA splicing protein PRP42 (U1 snRNP protein involved in splicing; required for U1 snRNP biogenesis; contains multiple tetriatricopeptide repeats), whose product MDKYTALIHDENFSTLTLNVSRYPKSLAYWEKLLNYIVKASAPICKSTEPQLLKLIRCTYSSMLNEFPYLENYYIDFALLEYKLGNVSMSHKIFQRGLQAFNQRSLLLWTSYLKFCNNVISHQKQLFKKYETAEEYVGLHFFSGEFWDLYLEQISSRCTSSKKYWNVLRKILEIPLHSFSKFYALWLQRIDDIMDLKQLSQLTSKDELLKKLKIDINYSGRKGPYLQDAKKKLKKITKEMYMVVQYQVLEIYSIFESKIYINYYTSPETLVSSDEIETWIKYLDYTITLQTDSLTHLNFQRALLPLAHYDLVWIKYSKWLINSKNDLLGAKNVLLMGLKFSLKKTEIIKLLYSVICKLNEYVLLRNLLEKIESSYSDNVENVDDFEIFWDYLQFKTFCQNSLYSSRYSDSQSNGLLNKELFDKVWKRLSCKEKKSGQEILLNNLVQFYSKDTVEFVEKNIFQKIIEFGWEYYLQNGMFWNCYCRLIYFDTSRSYLDKRQYIVRKIWPQIDKKFAQSVLPSLTEFCESYFPEEMDTLEEMFTEEP is encoded by the coding sequence ATGGATAAATATACTGCTTTGATTCACGAtgagaatttttcaactctTACATTGAATGTCTCGAGATACCCTAAAAGTTTGGCATATTGGGAGAAGTTACTGAACTATATAGTAAAGGCTTCGGCACCAATATGCAAGTCCACTGAGCCTCAATTATTAAAGTTAATACGATGTACTTATTCTTCTATGCTGAATGAGTTTCCCTATCTAGAAAACTACTATATCGACTTCGCGCTACTGGAATACAAACTAGGGAATGTTTCTATGTCTCATAAGATATTTCAGCGCGGATTGCAAGCCTTTAACCAAAGATCTTTACTATTATGGACTTCATATTTAAAGTTTTGTAATAACGTTATCTCACACCAGAAGCAGttgtttaaaaaatatgaaacaGCTGAAGAATATGTTggtttgcattttttcagtgGGGAATTCTGGGATTTATACCTGGAACAAATTAGCTCAAGATGTACGTCTTCTAAGAAATATTGGAACGTTTTGAGGAAGATACTCGAAATTCCTTTACACTCTTTTTCGAAATTTTATGCATTATGGTTACAGCGCATAGACGATATAATGGACCTAAAGCAATTATCACAACTAACAAGTAAAGATgaattattgaagaaactCAAGATAGACATCAATTACAGTGGAAGAAAGGGACCGTACCTGCAGGatgcaaagaaaaagttgaagaaaataacgaAGGAAATGTACATGGTTGTACAATATCAAGTACTTGAAATCtattccatttttgaatcaaaaatttatatcaaCTATTATACATCGCCAGAAACCTTGGTTTCTTCAGATGAAATAGAAACATGGATAAAATACTTGGATTATACCATCACCTTACAAACAGATTCTTTAACAcatttaaattttcaaagagcTTTACTTCCTCTGGCCCATTATGATCTTGTATGGATAAAATACAGTAAATGGttgataaattcaaaaaatgaccTTTTGGGGGCAAAAAACGTTCTATTAATGGGtcttaaattttctttgaagaagaccGAAATAATAAAACTACTGTATTCAGTTATTTGCAAGTTAAATGAGTACGTACTTTTGCGAAATctattggaaaaaattgagtCCTCATATTCCGACAATGTTGAAAACGTTGATGATTTTGAGATATTTTGGGACTATCTTCAGTTCAAAACGTTCTGCCAGAATTCTCTGTATTCCAGTCGATATTCTGATTCACAATCAAACGGGCTTTTGAATAAGGAGCTGTTTGATAAAGTATGGAAACGTTTGAGttgtaaagaaaaaaaaagtggtcaagaaattttattgaataacTTAGTACAGTTTTATTCGAAGGATACCGTAGAATTTGTAGAAAAGAAcatatttcaaaagataaTAGAATTTGGTTGGGAGTACTACCTACAGAACGGTATGTTCTGGAACTGTTATTGCCGTTTAATTTATTTCGACACTTCTAGGTCATATTTGGACAAGAGGCAATATATTGTCAGAAAAATATGGCCCCAAATagacaaaaaatttgcacAGAGCGTCTTGCCGTCTTTAACAGAATTCTGTGAGTCATACTTCCCAGAGGAGATGGATACATTAGAGGAAATGTTTACTGAAGAACCTTAG
- the FMN1 gene encoding riboflavin kinase (Riboflavin kinase, produces riboflavin monophosphate (FMN); FMN is a necessary cofactor for many enzymes; predominantly localizes to the microsomal fraction and also found in the mitochondrial inner membrane; human RFK functionally complements the lethality of the null mutation): MFTWTIYVSLLLVLAGTFLMNRNTNTDIIDTFKREVDLPIPAQPGPPFPLVTDYCDIVCGFGRGSAELGIPTANVPINQLPKGINDLDLGVYFGFAHIKTVDGQELSVETRRDGRTVVYNYGQYLSEANDDLSVLPMVLSVGKNPFYGNDFKTMELHIIHDFKNDFYGARVKFNILGHIRPELNYTTKEALIEDINIDIRTAQTVLATPPYQVFKQQL; encoded by the coding sequence ATGTTTACGTGGACTATTTATGTTTCGTTATTGCTAGTGTTAGCAGGTACTTTCTTAATGAACCGAAATACGAATACAGATATAATTGATACTTTTAAACGAGAAGTCGATTTGCCAATACCTGCGCAACCAGGTCCACCATTCCCGCTTGTTACTGACTATTGTGACATTGTATGTGGATTTGGCCGCGGATCCGCCGAATTGGGTATTCCCACTGCCAATGTACCTATAAATCAGTTACCTAAAGGTATCAACGATTTGGATTTAGGGGTTTACTTTGGGTTTGCTCACATTAAAACTGTTGATGGTCAAGAACTATCGGTGGAAACAAGGCGGGATGGAAGAACTGTGGTTTATAATTACGGTCAATATTTAAGTGAAGCGAACGATGATTTGTCCGTACTTCCTATGGTACTTTCAGTTGGGAAAAATCCATTCTACGGAAATGATTTCAAAACCATGGAATTACATATTATACatgattttaaaaatgattttTATGGGGCCAGGGTCAAGTTCAATATTTTAGGTCATATCAGACCCGAATTGAACTACACTACTAAGGAAGCTCTGATCGAAGACATCAATATCGATATTAGGACTGCGCAGACTGTCCTTGCCACTCCACCGTATCAAGTATTCAAACAACAATTATAG
- the MRPL7 gene encoding mitochondrial 54S ribosomal protein uL5m MRPL7 (Mitochondrial ribosomal protein of the large subunit; MRPL7 produces both YmL5 and YmL7, which are two different modified forms of the same protein), which produces MQRFSLVTHRSFSHSCVKPKSACSLVKPVHHLVKIDKSKLSPRFPELKYDKSDIRSPGFKPKDTHADRLNDHYLNTLQSDLLLINYSHNAAVVKGLKQRAWSGDSPYHLNRPPKNPRGSKAQLPDIHPIKWSNIPGLESVVINCFVREARENQLLAITAALQLQQITGCKPHPIFSKNDVPTWKLRKGHQMGAKVELKGKEMSQFLSTLTEIVLPRIREYKGISNQSGNRFGGISFGLTAEDIKFFPEIDANQDSWPKTFGMHININTSAQLDYQARTLLSGFQFPFFGEEK; this is translated from the coding sequence ATGCAAAGGTTTTCACTAGTCACTCACAGATCATTCTCTCACTCCTGTGTGAAGCCCAAATCTGCATGCTCTTTGGTCAAACCAGTTCATCACTTGGTGAAAATTGATAAGTCAAAGTTATCCCCTAGATTTCCAGAATTGAAATATGACAAAAGTGATATTAGGTCACCTGGATTTAAACCAAAAGACACTCATGCAGATAGACTCAATGACCATTACCTTAACACTTTACAATCTGATTTGTTATTGATTAATTATTCACATAACGCTGCGGTGGTAAAGGGTCTAAAACAAAGAGCGTGGAGTGGTGATTCGCCATACCACTTGAACAGACCACCGAAAAATCCTCGAGGTTCGAAAGCTCAACTACCTGACATTCATCCTATCAAATGGAGTAACATTCCTGGGCTAGAAAGTGTTGTAATAAACTGTTTTGTTAGGGAAGCGAGAGAAAATCAGCTATTGGCTATCACCGCTGCGTTACAATTACAACAAATTACTGGATGTAAACCTCatccaattttttccaaaaatgatGTTCCAACCTGGAAACTGAGAAAAGGTCATCAGATGGGAGCTAAAGTCGAACTAaagggaaaagaaatgtcTCAGTTCTTAAGCACATTGACCGAAATCGTCCTACCAAGAATCAGAGAATATAAAGGTATAAGCAACCAGTCTGGGAACAGATTTGGTGGGATTAGTTTCGGCCTGACGGCTGAAGATATCAAATTCTTCCCTGAAATCGATGCAAACCAGGACTCATGGCCTAAAACTTTTGGTATGCACATAAATATAAACACCTCAGCTCAATTAGATTACCAGGCGAGAACTTTGTTGAGTGGGTTCCAGTTCCCATTTTTCGGAGAGGAGAAATAA